A single Pan troglodytes isolate AG18354 chromosome X, NHGRI_mPanTro3-v2.0_pri, whole genome shotgun sequence DNA region contains:
- the PNCK gene encoding calcium/calmodulin-dependent protein kinase type 1B isoform X5, translating to MCGGREAASRRWSPSGHAAAEETHGGHQQRLRDPGAFSEVVLAQERGSAHLVALKCIPKKALRGKEALVENEIAVLRRISHPNIVALEDVHESPSHLYLAMELVTGGELFDRIMERGSYTEKDASHLVGQVLGAVSYLHSLGIVHRDLKPENLLYATPFEDSKIMVSDFGLSKIQAGNMLGTACGTPGYVAPELLEQKPYGKAVDVWALGVISYILLCGYPPFYDESDPELFSQILRASYEFDSPFWDDISESAKDFIRHLLERDPQKRFTCQQALQHLWISGDTAFDRDILGSVSEQIRKNFARTHWKRAFNATSFLRHIRKLGQIPEGEGASEQGMARHSHSGLHAGQPPKW from the exons ATGTGTGGAGGCAGAGAGGCAGCATCCAGGCGCTGGTCGCCTTCGGG aCATGCTGCTGCTGAAGAAACACACGGAGGACATCAGCAGCGTCTACGAGATCC GGGTGCCTTCTCCGAGGTGGTGCTGGCCCAGGAGCGGGGCTCCGCACACCTCGTGGCCCTCAAGTGCATCCCCAAGAAGGCCCTCCGGGGCAAGGAGGCCCTGGTGGAGAATGAGATCGCAGTGCTCCGTAG GATCAGTCACCCCAACATCGTCGCTCTGGAGGATGTCCACGAGAGCCCTTCCCACCTCTACCTGGCCATGGAACT GGTGACGGGTGGCGAGCTGTTTGACCGCATCATGGAGCGCGGCTCCTACACAGAGAAGGATGCCAGCCATCTGGTGGGTCAGGTCCTTGGCGCCGTCTCCTACCTGCACAGCCTGGGGATCGTGCACCGGGACCTCAAG CCCGAAAACCTCCTGTATGCCACGCCCTTTGAGGACTCGAAGATCATGGTCTCTGACTTTGGACTCTCCAAAATCCAGGCTGGCAACATGCTAGGCACCGCCTGTGGGACCCCTGGATATGTGG CCCCAGAGCTCTTGGAGCAGAAACCCTACGGGAAGGCCGTAGATGTGTGGGCCCTGGGCGTCATCTCCTACATCCT GCTGTGTGGGTACCCCCCCTTCTACGACGAGAGCGACCCTGAGCTCTTCAGCCAGATCCTGAGGGCCAGCTATGAGTTTGACTCTCCTTTCTGGGATGACATCTCAGAATCAG CCAAAGACTTCATCCGGCACCTTCTGGAGCGAGACCCCCAGAAGAGGTTCACCTGCCAACAGGCCTTGCAGCACCTTTG GATCTCTGGGGACACAGCCTTCGACAGGGACATCTTAGGCTCTGTCAGTGAGCAGATCCGGAAGAACTTTGCTCGGACACACTGGAAG CGAGCCTTCAATGCCACCTCGTTCCTGCGCCACATCCGGAAGCTGGGGCAGATCCCAGAGGGCGAGGGGGCCTCTGAGCAGGGCATGGCCCGCCACAGCCACTCAGGCCTCCATGCTGGCCAGCCCCCCAAGTGGTGA
- the PNCK gene encoding calcium/calmodulin-dependent protein kinase type 1B isoform X2 — MLLLKKHTEDISSVYEIRERLGSGAFSEVVLAQERGSAHLVALKCIPKKALRGKEALVENEIAVLRRISHPNIVALEDVHESPSHLYLAMELVTGGELFDRIMERGSYTEKDASHLVGQVLGAVSYLHSLGIVHRDLKPENLLYATPFEDSKIMVSDFGLSKIQAGNMLGTACGTPGYVAPELLEQKPYGKAVDVWALGVISYILLCGYPPFYDESDPELFSQILRASYEFDSPFWDDISESAKDFIRHLLERDPQKRFTCQQALQHLWISGDTAFDRDILGSVSEQIRKNFARTHWKRAFNATSFLRHIRKLGQIPEGEGASEQGMARHSHSGLHAGQPPKW, encoded by the exons ATGCTGCTGCTGAAGAAACACACGGAGGACATCAGCAGCGTCTACGAGATCCGTGAGAGGCTCGGATC GGGTGCCTTCTCCGAGGTGGTGCTGGCCCAGGAGCGGGGCTCCGCACACCTCGTGGCCCTCAAGTGCATCCCCAAGAAGGCCCTCCGGGGCAAGGAGGCCCTGGTGGAGAATGAGATCGCAGTGCTCCGTAG GATCAGTCACCCCAACATCGTCGCTCTGGAGGATGTCCACGAGAGCCCTTCCCACCTCTACCTGGCCATGGAACT GGTGACGGGTGGCGAGCTGTTTGACCGCATCATGGAGCGCGGCTCCTACACAGAGAAGGATGCCAGCCATCTGGTGGGTCAGGTCCTTGGCGCCGTCTCCTACCTGCACAGCCTGGGGATCGTGCACCGGGACCTCAAG CCCGAAAACCTCCTGTATGCCACGCCCTTTGAGGACTCGAAGATCATGGTCTCTGACTTTGGACTCTCCAAAATCCAGGCTGGCAACATGCTAGGCACCGCCTGTGGGACCCCTGGATATGTGG CCCCAGAGCTCTTGGAGCAGAAACCCTACGGGAAGGCCGTAGATGTGTGGGCCCTGGGCGTCATCTCCTACATCCT GCTGTGTGGGTACCCCCCCTTCTACGACGAGAGCGACCCTGAGCTCTTCAGCCAGATCCTGAGGGCCAGCTATGAGTTTGACTCTCCTTTCTGGGATGACATCTCAGAATCAG CCAAAGACTTCATCCGGCACCTTCTGGAGCGAGACCCCCAGAAGAGGTTCACCTGCCAACAGGCCTTGCAGCACCTTTG GATCTCTGGGGACACAGCCTTCGACAGGGACATCTTAGGCTCTGTCAGTGAGCAGATCCGGAAGAACTTTGCTCGGACACACTGGAAG CGAGCCTTCAATGCCACCTCGTTCCTGCGCCACATCCGGAAGCTGGGGCAGATCCCAGAGGGCGAGGGGGCCTCTGAGCAGGGCATGGCCCGCCACAGCCACTCAGGCCTCCATGCTGGCCAGCCCCCCAAGTGGTGA
- the PNCK gene encoding calcium/calmodulin-dependent protein kinase type 1B isoform X6 — translation MRWPRWEASVWGHAAAEETHGGHQQRLRDPGAFSEVVLAQERGSAHLVALKCIPKKALRGKEALVENEIAVLRRISHPNIVALEDVHESPSHLYLAMELVTGGELFDRIMERGSYTEKDASHLVGQVLGAVSYLHSLGIVHRDLKPENLLYATPFEDSKIMVSDFGLSKIQAGNMLGTACGTPGYVAPELLEQKPYGKAVDVWALGVISYILLCGYPPFYDESDPELFSQILRASYEFDSPFWDDISESAKDFIRHLLERDPQKRFTCQQALQHLWISGDTAFDRDILGSVSEQIRKNFARTHWKRAFNATSFLRHIRKLGQIPEGEGASEQGMARHSHSGLHAGQPPKW, via the exons ATGCGGTGGCCTCGCTGGGAGGCGTCCGTCTGGGG aCATGCTGCTGCTGAAGAAACACACGGAGGACATCAGCAGCGTCTACGAGATCC GGGTGCCTTCTCCGAGGTGGTGCTGGCCCAGGAGCGGGGCTCCGCACACCTCGTGGCCCTCAAGTGCATCCCCAAGAAGGCCCTCCGGGGCAAGGAGGCCCTGGTGGAGAATGAGATCGCAGTGCTCCGTAG GATCAGTCACCCCAACATCGTCGCTCTGGAGGATGTCCACGAGAGCCCTTCCCACCTCTACCTGGCCATGGAACT GGTGACGGGTGGCGAGCTGTTTGACCGCATCATGGAGCGCGGCTCCTACACAGAGAAGGATGCCAGCCATCTGGTGGGTCAGGTCCTTGGCGCCGTCTCCTACCTGCACAGCCTGGGGATCGTGCACCGGGACCTCAAG CCCGAAAACCTCCTGTATGCCACGCCCTTTGAGGACTCGAAGATCATGGTCTCTGACTTTGGACTCTCCAAAATCCAGGCTGGCAACATGCTAGGCACCGCCTGTGGGACCCCTGGATATGTGG CCCCAGAGCTCTTGGAGCAGAAACCCTACGGGAAGGCCGTAGATGTGTGGGCCCTGGGCGTCATCTCCTACATCCT GCTGTGTGGGTACCCCCCCTTCTACGACGAGAGCGACCCTGAGCTCTTCAGCCAGATCCTGAGGGCCAGCTATGAGTTTGACTCTCCTTTCTGGGATGACATCTCAGAATCAG CCAAAGACTTCATCCGGCACCTTCTGGAGCGAGACCCCCAGAAGAGGTTCACCTGCCAACAGGCCTTGCAGCACCTTTG GATCTCTGGGGACACAGCCTTCGACAGGGACATCTTAGGCTCTGTCAGTGAGCAGATCCGGAAGAACTTTGCTCGGACACACTGGAAG CGAGCCTTCAATGCCACCTCGTTCCTGCGCCACATCCGGAAGCTGGGGCAGATCCCAGAGGGCGAGGGGGCCTCTGAGCAGGGCATGGCCCGCCACAGCCACTCAGGCCTCCATGCTGGCCAGCCCCCCAAGTGGTGA
- the PNCK gene encoding calcium/calmodulin-dependent protein kinase type 1B isoform X3 yields the protein MWRRVCGGLAGRRPSGDMLLLKKHTEDISSVYEIRERLGSGAFSEVVLAQERGSAHLVALKCIPKKALRGKEALVENEIAVLRRISHPNIVALEDVHESPSHLYLAMELVTGGELFDRIMERGSYTEKDASHLVGQVLGAVSYLHSLGIVHRDLKPENLLYATPFEDSKIMVSDFGLSKIQAGNMLGTACGTPGYVAPELLEQKPYGKAVDVWALGVISYILLCGYPPFYDESDPELFSQILRASYEFDSPFWDDISESAKDFIRHLLERDPQKRFTCQQALQHLWISGDTAFDRDILGSVSEQIRKNFARTHWKRAFNATSFLRHIRKLGQIPEGEGASEQGMARHSHSGLHAGQPPKW from the exons ATGTGGAGGCGTGTATGCGGTGGCCTCGCTGGGAGGCGTCCGTCTGGGG aCATGCTGCTGCTGAAGAAACACACGGAGGACATCAGCAGCGTCTACGAGATCCGTGAGAGGCTCGGATC GGGTGCCTTCTCCGAGGTGGTGCTGGCCCAGGAGCGGGGCTCCGCACACCTCGTGGCCCTCAAGTGCATCCCCAAGAAGGCCCTCCGGGGCAAGGAGGCCCTGGTGGAGAATGAGATCGCAGTGCTCCGTAG GATCAGTCACCCCAACATCGTCGCTCTGGAGGATGTCCACGAGAGCCCTTCCCACCTCTACCTGGCCATGGAACT GGTGACGGGTGGCGAGCTGTTTGACCGCATCATGGAGCGCGGCTCCTACACAGAGAAGGATGCCAGCCATCTGGTGGGTCAGGTCCTTGGCGCCGTCTCCTACCTGCACAGCCTGGGGATCGTGCACCGGGACCTCAAG CCCGAAAACCTCCTGTATGCCACGCCCTTTGAGGACTCGAAGATCATGGTCTCTGACTTTGGACTCTCCAAAATCCAGGCTGGCAACATGCTAGGCACCGCCTGTGGGACCCCTGGATATGTGG CCCCAGAGCTCTTGGAGCAGAAACCCTACGGGAAGGCCGTAGATGTGTGGGCCCTGGGCGTCATCTCCTACATCCT GCTGTGTGGGTACCCCCCCTTCTACGACGAGAGCGACCCTGAGCTCTTCAGCCAGATCCTGAGGGCCAGCTATGAGTTTGACTCTCCTTTCTGGGATGACATCTCAGAATCAG CCAAAGACTTCATCCGGCACCTTCTGGAGCGAGACCCCCAGAAGAGGTTCACCTGCCAACAGGCCTTGCAGCACCTTTG GATCTCTGGGGACACAGCCTTCGACAGGGACATCTTAGGCTCTGTCAGTGAGCAGATCCGGAAGAACTTTGCTCGGACACACTGGAAG CGAGCCTTCAATGCCACCTCGTTCCTGCGCCACATCCGGAAGCTGGGGCAGATCCCAGAGGGCGAGGGGGCCTCTGAGCAGGGCATGGCCCGCCACAGCCACTCAGGCCTCCATGCTGGCCAGCCCCCCAAGTGGTGA
- the PNCK gene encoding calcium/calmodulin-dependent protein kinase type 1B isoform X7 translates to MELVTGGELFDRIMERGSYTEKDASHLVGQVLGAVSYLHSLGIVHRDLKPENLLYATPFEDSKIMVSDFGLSKIQAGNMLGTACGTPGYVAPELLEQKPYGKAVDVWALGVISYILLCGYPPFYDESDPELFSQILRASYEFDSPFWDDISESAKDFIRHLLERDPQKRFTCQQALQHLWISGDTAFDRDILGSVSEQIRKNFARTHWKRAFNATSFLRHIRKLGQIPEGEGASEQGMARHSHSGLHAGQPPKW, encoded by the exons ATGGAACT GGTGACGGGTGGCGAGCTGTTTGACCGCATCATGGAGCGCGGCTCCTACACAGAGAAGGATGCCAGCCATCTGGTGGGTCAGGTCCTTGGCGCCGTCTCCTACCTGCACAGCCTGGGGATCGTGCACCGGGACCTCAAG CCCGAAAACCTCCTGTATGCCACGCCCTTTGAGGACTCGAAGATCATGGTCTCTGACTTTGGACTCTCCAAAATCCAGGCTGGCAACATGCTAGGCACCGCCTGTGGGACCCCTGGATATGTGG CCCCAGAGCTCTTGGAGCAGAAACCCTACGGGAAGGCCGTAGATGTGTGGGCCCTGGGCGTCATCTCCTACATCCT GCTGTGTGGGTACCCCCCCTTCTACGACGAGAGCGACCCTGAGCTCTTCAGCCAGATCCTGAGGGCCAGCTATGAGTTTGACTCTCCTTTCTGGGATGACATCTCAGAATCAG CCAAAGACTTCATCCGGCACCTTCTGGAGCGAGACCCCCAGAAGAGGTTCACCTGCCAACAGGCCTTGCAGCACCTTTG GATCTCTGGGGACACAGCCTTCGACAGGGACATCTTAGGCTCTGTCAGTGAGCAGATCCGGAAGAACTTTGCTCGGACACACTGGAAG CGAGCCTTCAATGCCACCTCGTTCCTGCGCCACATCCGGAAGCTGGGGCAGATCCCAGAGGGCGAGGGGGCCTCTGAGCAGGGCATGGCCCGCCACAGCCACTCAGGCCTCCATGCTGGCCAGCCCCCCAAGTGGTGA
- the PNCK gene encoding calcium/calmodulin-dependent protein kinase type 1B isoform X4, protein MCGGREAASRRWSPSGCGGGHAAAEETHGGHQQRLRDPGAFSEVVLAQERGSAHLVALKCIPKKALRGKEALVENEIAVLRRISHPNIVALEDVHESPSHLYLAMELVTGGELFDRIMERGSYTEKDASHLVGQVLGAVSYLHSLGIVHRDLKPENLLYATPFEDSKIMVSDFGLSKIQAGNMLGTACGTPGYVAPELLEQKPYGKAVDVWALGVISYILLCGYPPFYDESDPELFSQILRASYEFDSPFWDDISESAKDFIRHLLERDPQKRFTCQQALQHLWISGDTAFDRDILGSVSEQIRKNFARTHWKRAFNATSFLRHIRKLGQIPEGEGASEQGMARHSHSGLHAGQPPKW, encoded by the exons ATGTGTGGAGGCAGAGAGGCAGCATCCAGGCGCTGGTCGCCTTCGGGGTGCGGGGGAGG aCATGCTGCTGCTGAAGAAACACACGGAGGACATCAGCAGCGTCTACGAGATCC GGGTGCCTTCTCCGAGGTGGTGCTGGCCCAGGAGCGGGGCTCCGCACACCTCGTGGCCCTCAAGTGCATCCCCAAGAAGGCCCTCCGGGGCAAGGAGGCCCTGGTGGAGAATGAGATCGCAGTGCTCCGTAG GATCAGTCACCCCAACATCGTCGCTCTGGAGGATGTCCACGAGAGCCCTTCCCACCTCTACCTGGCCATGGAACT GGTGACGGGTGGCGAGCTGTTTGACCGCATCATGGAGCGCGGCTCCTACACAGAGAAGGATGCCAGCCATCTGGTGGGTCAGGTCCTTGGCGCCGTCTCCTACCTGCACAGCCTGGGGATCGTGCACCGGGACCTCAAG CCCGAAAACCTCCTGTATGCCACGCCCTTTGAGGACTCGAAGATCATGGTCTCTGACTTTGGACTCTCCAAAATCCAGGCTGGCAACATGCTAGGCACCGCCTGTGGGACCCCTGGATATGTGG CCCCAGAGCTCTTGGAGCAGAAACCCTACGGGAAGGCCGTAGATGTGTGGGCCCTGGGCGTCATCTCCTACATCCT GCTGTGTGGGTACCCCCCCTTCTACGACGAGAGCGACCCTGAGCTCTTCAGCCAGATCCTGAGGGCCAGCTATGAGTTTGACTCTCCTTTCTGGGATGACATCTCAGAATCAG CCAAAGACTTCATCCGGCACCTTCTGGAGCGAGACCCCCAGAAGAGGTTCACCTGCCAACAGGCCTTGCAGCACCTTTG GATCTCTGGGGACACAGCCTTCGACAGGGACATCTTAGGCTCTGTCAGTGAGCAGATCCGGAAGAACTTTGCTCGGACACACTGGAAG CGAGCCTTCAATGCCACCTCGTTCCTGCGCCACATCCGGAAGCTGGGGCAGATCCCAGAGGGCGAGGGGGCCTCTGAGCAGGGCATGGCCCGCCACAGCCACTCAGGCCTCCATGCTGGCCAGCCCCCCAAGTGGTGA
- the LOC738693 gene encoding large ribosomal subunit protein eL20-like, with the protein MKAPGTRLEYKVVGRCLPAPKCHTPPLYRMRIFAPNHVVAKSHFWYFVSQLKKMKKSSGEIVYCGQVFEKRPLRVKNFGIWLRYDSRRGTHNIYREYRDLTTAGAVTQCYRDMGARHRARAHSIQIRKVEEIAASKCRRPTVKQFHDSKIKFPLPHRVLRRQHKPRFTTKRPDTFF; encoded by the coding sequence ATGAAGGCCCCGGGCACACGACTAGAGTACAAGGTGGTGGGTCGCTGCCTGCCCGCCCCCAAATGCCACACACCACCCCTCTACCGCATGCGAATCTTTGCTCCTAATCATGTCGTCGCTAAGTCCCACTTCTGGTACTTCGTATCTCAGTTAAAGAAGATGAAGAAGTCTTCAGGGGAGATTGTCTACTGTGGGCAGGTGTTTGAGAAGCGCCCCCTGCGGGTGAAGAACTTCGGCATCTGGCTGCGCTATGACTCCCGGCGCGGCACCCACAACATATACCGGGAATACCGGGACCTGACCACCGCGGGCGCTGTCACCCAGTGCTATCGAGACATGGGCGCCCGGCACCGCGCCCGGGCCCACTCCATCCAGATCAGGAAGGTGGAGGAGATCGCAGCCAGCAAGTGCCGCCGGCCGACCGTCAAGCAGTTCCACGACTCCAAGATCAAGTTCCCGCTGCCCCACAGGGTCCTGCGCCGTCAGCACAAACCACGCTTCACCACCAAGAGGCCCGATACCTTCTTCTAA
- the PNCK gene encoding calcium/calmodulin-dependent protein kinase type 1B isoform X1 — protein sequence MEAAFGQVAWSACPRRGGEGRDWKAESLADLWPKSSPGDSHRWCKGPGAGPAGPQLREAARASSGLGGGGRHPSRIPAIALQDMLLLKKHTEDISSVYEIRERLGSGAFSEVVLAQERGSAHLVALKCIPKKALRGKEALVENEIAVLRRISHPNIVALEDVHESPSHLYLAMELVTGGELFDRIMERGSYTEKDASHLVGQVLGAVSYLHSLGIVHRDLKPENLLYATPFEDSKIMVSDFGLSKIQAGNMLGTACGTPGYVAPELLEQKPYGKAVDVWALGVISYILLCGYPPFYDESDPELFSQILRASYEFDSPFWDDISESAKDFIRHLLERDPQKRFTCQQALQHLWISGDTAFDRDILGSVSEQIRKNFARTHWKRAFNATSFLRHIRKLGQIPEGEGASEQGMARHSHSGLHAGQPPKW from the exons ATGGAGGCTGCTTTCGGGCAAGTGGCCTGGTCAGCCTGTCCTCGGAGAGGCGgtgaaggcagagactggaaggCAGAGAGCCTTGCCGACCTGTGGCCGAAGAGCTCTCCGGGAGACAGCCACCGgtggtgcaaaggccctggggccgGCCCAGCCGGGCCGCAGCTCCGGGAGGCGGCGCGAGCGAGCAGTGGGCTGGGCGGTGGCGGCCGGCACCCGAGCCGGATCCCGGCGATTGCCTTACAAG aCATGCTGCTGCTGAAGAAACACACGGAGGACATCAGCAGCGTCTACGAGATCCGTGAGAGGCTCGGATC GGGTGCCTTCTCCGAGGTGGTGCTGGCCCAGGAGCGGGGCTCCGCACACCTCGTGGCCCTCAAGTGCATCCCCAAGAAGGCCCTCCGGGGCAAGGAGGCCCTGGTGGAGAATGAGATCGCAGTGCTCCGTAG GATCAGTCACCCCAACATCGTCGCTCTGGAGGATGTCCACGAGAGCCCTTCCCACCTCTACCTGGCCATGGAACT GGTGACGGGTGGCGAGCTGTTTGACCGCATCATGGAGCGCGGCTCCTACACAGAGAAGGATGCCAGCCATCTGGTGGGTCAGGTCCTTGGCGCCGTCTCCTACCTGCACAGCCTGGGGATCGTGCACCGGGACCTCAAG CCCGAAAACCTCCTGTATGCCACGCCCTTTGAGGACTCGAAGATCATGGTCTCTGACTTTGGACTCTCCAAAATCCAGGCTGGCAACATGCTAGGCACCGCCTGTGGGACCCCTGGATATGTGG CCCCAGAGCTCTTGGAGCAGAAACCCTACGGGAAGGCCGTAGATGTGTGGGCCCTGGGCGTCATCTCCTACATCCT GCTGTGTGGGTACCCCCCCTTCTACGACGAGAGCGACCCTGAGCTCTTCAGCCAGATCCTGAGGGCCAGCTATGAGTTTGACTCTCCTTTCTGGGATGACATCTCAGAATCAG CCAAAGACTTCATCCGGCACCTTCTGGAGCGAGACCCCCAGAAGAGGTTCACCTGCCAACAGGCCTTGCAGCACCTTTG GATCTCTGGGGACACAGCCTTCGACAGGGACATCTTAGGCTCTGTCAGTGAGCAGATCCGGAAGAACTTTGCTCGGACACACTGGAAG CGAGCCTTCAATGCCACCTCGTTCCTGCGCCACATCCGGAAGCTGGGGCAGATCCCAGAGGGCGAGGGGGCCTCTGAGCAGGGCATGGCCCGCCACAGCCACTCAGGCCTCCATGCTGGCCAGCCCCCCAAGTGGTGA